From one Lotus japonicus ecotype B-129 chromosome 3, LjGifu_v1.2 genomic stretch:
- the LOC130744719 gene encoding transcription repressor OFP14-like gives MPKNIQKSLSDYLSKIKTSCSQIHLPSKKWILRGCKHLNTPSFSMDDMRNKKNDNEATLDDIDRFLFENFRSLFLGDAEEINNNNNGHKVHNNTHGKSLMPSPTSFDSFGEPSPGLGGSTRFFVTHGFSGPSSSTATPTKNGDGSCSKETTTLPNNYVAVIVPCTKSPYEEFKRSMEDMVGARLKNDEKVDWDFMEELLFSYMNMNEKKAHKFILAAYVDVINLMRNRSQPALAKSVRTVRIGKEIRKKAEGVKLD, from the coding sequence ATGCCGAAGAACATTCAGAAATCCCTCAGTGACTACCTCTccaagatcaaaacctcttGCTCACAAATCCATTTACCCTCTAAGAAATGGATCCTCAGAGGATGCAAGCATCTCAACACTCCTTCTTTCTCCATGGATGATATgagaaacaaaaagaatgaCAATGAAGCCACTCTAGATGACATTGACCGTTTTCTCTTTGAGAATTTCAGGTCTCTGTTCCTCGGAGACGCCGaagaaatcaacaacaacaacaatggccACAAGGTCCATAACAACACCCATGGAAAGTCTCTAATGCCAAGTCCGACATCCTTTGATTCATTCGGGGAACCATCACCTGGTCTCGGAGGCTCTACAAGGTTCTTCGTGACCCATGGCTTCTCAGGGCCGAGTAGCTCAACTGCGACACCCACAAAGAATGGTGACGGTTCATGTTCAAAGGAGACAACCACATTGCCCAATAATtatgtggcagtgattgtgccGTGCACAAAGAGCCCCTACGAGGAATTCAAGAGATCAATGGAAGACATGGTGGGAGCGAGACTGAAGAACGATGAGAAGGTAGACTGGGATTTCATGGAAGAGCTCTTGTTCTCTTACATGAACATGAATGAGAAGAAGGCACACAAGTTCATTCTCGCTGCTTATGTGGACGTGATCAACCTCATGCGGAATCGTTCGCAGCCTGCTCTGGCGAAGAGTGTGAGGACTGTGAGGATCGGCAAGGAGATAAGGAAGAAGGCTGAAGGAGTGAAATTGGATTGA